In a genomic window of Bradyrhizobium sp. LLZ17:
- a CDS encoding ubiquinol-cytochrome c reductase iron-sulfur subunit, with the protein MMHCPDHNRRSLLLTALATGVCLAAKSAAAEDQPGSDERPQKGDVLVTSEGEHEGEIIKPDDLKLGGPPLRAWPKDPKTSVIRNGSRLNEILVLKLEPDELDEVTRTRAADGIVAYSAICAHAACPVSEWVKAEQGGEYVLKCPCHNSEYDPRHAAEVVFGPAPRRLAALPVAIADGALVVAGSFAGKVAGQSGG; encoded by the coding sequence ATGATGCATTGTCCTGATCACAACCGACGTTCGCTTCTCCTGACGGCTCTGGCGACTGGCGTGTGCCTCGCAGCCAAATCGGCCGCTGCCGAGGATCAGCCCGGCAGCGATGAGCGACCACAGAAGGGAGATGTGCTTGTCACCTCTGAAGGCGAGCACGAAGGAGAGATCATCAAGCCCGATGACCTGAAACTCGGAGGCCCGCCACTTCGCGCCTGGCCAAAGGATCCGAAAACGTCGGTTATCCGAAACGGCTCGCGACTGAACGAAATCCTGGTCCTGAAACTCGAGCCGGACGAGCTTGACGAGGTAACCCGAACTCGCGCGGCTGACGGTATCGTCGCCTATTCGGCGATTTGCGCCCATGCCGCGTGTCCAGTTTCAGAGTGGGTCAAAGCGGAGCAGGGCGGCGAGTATGTCCTCAAGTGCCCTTGCCACAATTCAGAGTATGATCCCCGCCACGCGGCAGAGGTCGTGTTTGGGCCTGCCCCTAGACGATTGGCCGCGCTGCCGGTGGCGATTGCCGACGGCGCGCTGGTGGTCGCCGGATCATTCGCAGGGAAAGTTGCCGGCCAATCGGGAGGGTGA
- a CDS encoding helix-turn-helix domain-containing protein: MDPIVHTIPETCTRAKVGRTVVYEAIRSGALRAVKRGRRTLILDEDLRQWVHSFPPLEPKALVRRLDSNGAI; encoded by the coding sequence ATGGATCCTATTGTACACACCATCCCCGAGACATGTACGCGTGCAAAAGTGGGACGGACTGTCGTCTACGAAGCAATCCGTTCGGGGGCACTCCGCGCAGTGAAACGTGGAAGACGCACGCTGATTCTCGATGAAGATCTGCGGCAGTGGGTTCACTCGTTTCCGCCACTCGAACCGAAGGCCCTGGTCCGTCGCCTCGATAGCAACGGCGCGATATGA
- a CDS encoding GMC family oxidoreductase: protein MRPILEYAEFDLVVIGSGVAGAMVAHQVAKEGFRVLILEAGGVPPDSLGRWAMVHNYTNSPSKAPDSPFCGDDVLPTDPNVNPKTDPGKYRFLQPSPIEDGGKNYYDYSADSISKKRFFKSFYERIVGGSTWHWQGIYIRMLPNDFRMKTLYSVGFDWPITYRELEPWYVKAEYEMGVAGSDEENEDYYERKWGAYRSEPFPMPALVPSFLDNELARVINGEKVPDHGLRLKVNTVPHAINSRPFAGRPECDGHTSCVPLCPIKARYEAIVHVEKAVSTGAVLRTQAVVTKLDVDAEKKWVSRVWYKRPDGTEDRASGRIVVLAANGIENPRILLSSGAANSSDKVGRYLMDHPIKQSFALAPQPLFPFRGPQTTSDIAAFRDGDFRARYAGFKTSIKNDGWSSTKTGSPRGNFIPPKDPSGNQNTNGTILDFVENFGLFGTELRKKISDHATRQITLNSACEQLPRETNRVTLSSNADGLGIAKPMISYNLDDDEYLRNSFKTVIDVHKFIFDRLGATDRVMQADPPDTTIYGGSGHIMGTTLMGSDPTTSVVDKYCRAHDHPNLFVLGSSVFPTSSTANPTSTVAALALRAAQTIKEQLRS, encoded by the coding sequence ATGAGACCGATTCTCGAATATGCGGAGTTTGACCTCGTTGTCATCGGCTCCGGCGTGGCAGGCGCCATGGTTGCGCATCAGGTTGCGAAAGAGGGTTTCCGGGTCTTGATCTTGGAAGCGGGCGGCGTTCCGCCCGACTCGCTCGGCCGCTGGGCGATGGTACATAACTATACCAACTCGCCCTCGAAGGCGCCGGACTCTCCTTTCTGTGGCGATGATGTCCTGCCGACTGATCCGAACGTCAATCCGAAAACAGATCCCGGCAAATATCGTTTTCTCCAGCCGAGCCCAATCGAGGACGGCGGCAAGAACTATTACGACTACAGCGCCGACTCGATCAGCAAAAAGCGCTTCTTCAAGAGCTTCTACGAGCGCATCGTCGGCGGCTCCACCTGGCACTGGCAAGGCATCTACATCCGGATGCTGCCGAACGATTTCAGGATGAAGACGCTTTATAGCGTGGGGTTTGACTGGCCGATCACCTACCGCGAACTCGAGCCCTGGTACGTCAAGGCCGAATACGAGATGGGCGTCGCCGGCAGTGACGAGGAGAACGAGGACTACTACGAGCGCAAATGGGGCGCTTATCGCAGCGAACCGTTCCCGATGCCCGCGCTGGTGCCGAGCTTCCTCGACAATGAGCTCGCAAGGGTCATCAACGGCGAGAAAGTCCCCGATCATGGCCTGCGGCTCAAGGTCAATACCGTGCCGCACGCGATCAACTCCAGGCCGTTTGCGGGGCGCCCCGAATGCGACGGGCATACCTCCTGCGTGCCGTTGTGCCCCATCAAGGCGCGGTATGAAGCCATCGTCCATGTCGAAAAAGCGGTTTCGACGGGCGCCGTTCTGCGAACGCAAGCCGTCGTCACAAAGCTGGACGTCGACGCCGAGAAGAAGTGGGTTTCGCGGGTCTGGTACAAGCGGCCCGATGGCACGGAGGACCGAGCCTCGGGACGCATTGTGGTGCTTGCGGCCAACGGGATCGAGAATCCGCGGATTTTGCTGTCATCGGGAGCGGCCAACTCCAGCGACAAGGTTGGCCGCTACCTGATGGATCATCCCATCAAGCAGTCATTTGCTTTGGCGCCCCAGCCGCTGTTTCCCTTCCGGGGACCGCAGACCACCTCCGATATTGCCGCATTCCGCGATGGCGATTTCCGGGCCCGGTACGCCGGCTTCAAGACCTCGATCAAGAACGACGGATGGTCCAGCACCAAGACGGGCTCTCCCCGCGGCAACTTCATTCCGCCGAAAGACCCGAGCGGCAACCAGAATACGAACGGGACCATCCTGGATTTCGTCGAGAACTTTGGTCTGTTCGGAACCGAGCTGCGGAAGAAGATCAGCGATCATGCCACTCGTCAGATTACCCTGAACAGCGCCTGCGAGCAGCTTCCGCGTGAGACGAACCGCGTGACGCTTTCAAGCAATGCAGACGGGCTCGGCATCGCCAAACCAATGATCAGCTACAATCTTGATGACGACGAGTACCTTCGCAACTCGTTCAAGACCGTAATCGATGTTCACAAGTTCATCTTCGACCGATTGGGCGCGACCGATCGCGTCATGCAAGCCGATCCGCCCGACACCACAATCTACGGCGGCTCAGGCCACATCATGGGCACGACCTTGATGGGTAGTGATCCAACAACCTCCGTGGTCGACAAATATTGTCGTGCGCATGACCATCCGAACCTGTTCGTGCTCGGCAGCAGCGTATTTCCGACGAGCTCGACGGCCAATCCTACCTCGACGGTTGCTGCGCTGGCCTTGCGCGCCGCGCAAACCATCAAAGAACAGTTGAGAAGCTGA
- a CDS encoding WD40 repeat domain-containing protein codes for MTFPAPSFCYIIPSRYRFGCRDLRRMPSSRQQSGRLVITVHGIRTFGHWQERLEALVRRSTGNVVFANYKYGYFSVVAFIIPFFRSLVVRKFRADLISMAGRSEWTRIDLVGHSFGTHIIAWAVAGLPPSVKLSIHTVILSGSVLRAGFPWRDLIGNRVGRVVNDCGTRDNILLLSQFFILFTGMAGRTGFSGLTGDVFRNRYSVFGHSGYFQDGKGIASDTYMREHWLPLLLSDDGIPEFDYRDTSAIEGLITTLANNSEPIKLSFYLIPLIAFTLWISGLYLNAERQRLEAERQRDLAYAAESRILADLAKQVGHHDPTTAALIAMEGLPDASIGRQRPLIPVAERQLYDAYASFRELFLLHGPTAANELIGLGNRRILVKFADNSAAVWRIDFPEPHRLLSTGPGDADSFVVGKETARLITFSHENVMRVWDTETGQAIKTVAGIRRDGYSLNNSGSRLATVSETNDGDIWDAVSGDHLVRLEGQTRGFHIPAFDPQSHSIVGLENDGLSIWNVENGAKRLSIQGAFNDARFVDNGTQILSEISHKPANDFERANEDRVTSSVALLDARTGKQASLVAASRPTNTIFAVSKEGSRAVILHEAVSKWTHDDEGEYDLCDIKAPIPPLATLEDFSGLLLDNTGPNKLRTVVLSSGSERIAALDGQGRATLFDWSGRAISSFAASELKFDQKLKWLLIVGASKWVAIDAITGTEVSSIFVGNSDAISSDIDDEFLYTVHLDGTIRVWNYRILPSEFSIDAQKDGGETDISQIQFGPNGATVATAKSPLFPIRNSIQPGSSGSVSVWDTRTGKQLASLGIDPYLGKFPSSNYMGIAYSSDGNRLLVELPNGDKVVWDWKTEATRNVTINDNLGQYGSLRAADFSHPETPRLTVGVDEEGLVVRSENGGRLLSEPGKPM; via the coding sequence TTGACTTTCCCGGCCCCGAGCTTCTGCTATATTATCCCGTCAAGATATCGTTTTGGTTGCAGAGATTTGCGTCGAATGCCGAGCTCGCGCCAGCAAAGCGGTCGATTGGTGATAACCGTACACGGCATTCGCACGTTCGGACATTGGCAGGAGCGACTTGAGGCCCTGGTTCGACGCTCGACCGGCAATGTCGTATTTGCAAATTATAAGTACGGCTACTTTTCCGTCGTCGCGTTCATCATTCCATTTTTTAGATCGCTTGTGGTACGGAAATTTCGTGCCGACCTCATCAGCATGGCCGGCCGATCAGAATGGACGCGCATTGATCTTGTCGGCCACAGTTTCGGTACTCATATCATCGCGTGGGCAGTCGCCGGACTTCCGCCATCGGTAAAATTATCGATCCACACCGTCATACTATCTGGAAGTGTCTTGCGGGCCGGATTTCCTTGGCGAGACCTAATTGGTAATCGCGTCGGGCGTGTCGTGAACGACTGTGGAACACGAGATAACATCTTACTGCTGAGCCAATTCTTTATCCTGTTCACGGGCATGGCTGGACGTACCGGCTTTAGCGGACTTACCGGCGACGTTTTTCGAAATCGATATTCGGTCTTCGGTCATAGCGGCTATTTCCAGGATGGTAAGGGCATCGCTTCCGACACTTATATGCGGGAACATTGGCTGCCCCTGCTGCTGTCAGACGATGGAATCCCGGAGTTTGACTATCGAGATACGTCGGCGATCGAGGGCTTGATTACGACGCTGGCAAACAATAGCGAGCCGATCAAACTGTCTTTCTATTTAATCCCGCTTATTGCGTTTACGCTCTGGATATCTGGACTCTACCTGAATGCGGAGCGCCAGCGCCTTGAAGCCGAACGTCAGCGGGACCTCGCTTACGCAGCCGAATCACGCATCCTTGCTGACCTTGCCAAACAAGTGGGTCACCACGACCCCACGACGGCCGCCCTGATTGCAATGGAGGGGCTGCCGGATGCGTCGATCGGCAGGCAGCGCCCTTTGATTCCCGTTGCCGAAAGGCAGCTGTATGACGCGTACGCATCCTTCAGAGAATTATTTCTGCTGCACGGCCCCACTGCTGCCAACGAACTCATTGGCTTGGGGAACAGACGTATCCTCGTCAAGTTCGCTGACAATTCTGCTGCTGTTTGGCGAATTGACTTTCCTGAGCCGCATCGGCTGCTTTCGACCGGTCCTGGTGATGCAGACAGCTTTGTGGTCGGCAAAGAGACAGCCCGGCTGATTACGTTCTCGCACGAAAACGTCATGAGAGTATGGGACACCGAAACCGGTCAGGCGATCAAAACAGTCGCTGGTATCCGACGAGACGGATATAGCCTGAATAACAGTGGGAGCCGCCTCGCGACCGTATCTGAGACGAACGACGGCGACATCTGGGATGCGGTGAGTGGCGACCATCTGGTTAGATTAGAAGGACAGACGCGTGGATTTCATATCCCAGCCTTCGACCCTCAATCGCACTCCATCGTTGGGCTTGAGAACGATGGGCTATCGATATGGAACGTCGAGAACGGCGCTAAACGGCTCAGCATTCAAGGGGCGTTCAACGATGCGCGCTTCGTCGACAATGGGACCCAAATTTTGAGTGAGATATCCCATAAGCCAGCAAACGACTTTGAAAGGGCAAACGAAGATCGTGTCACATCCAGCGTCGCTCTCTTGGACGCAAGAACGGGAAAGCAAGCATCATTGGTCGCTGCTAGTCGGCCGACAAACACAATTTTCGCCGTGAGCAAAGAGGGATCCAGAGCTGTCATTCTGCACGAAGCAGTGAGCAAGTGGACTCACGATGACGAGGGAGAATACGATTTGTGCGACATAAAGGCTCCAATTCCGCCTCTCGCAACTCTCGAAGACTTCTCGGGTCTGCTTTTAGATAATACCGGGCCAAATAAATTGAGAACTGTCGTCTTAAGCTCGGGCAGTGAACGCATCGCCGCTCTGGATGGACAAGGGAGAGCTACACTTTTCGACTGGTCCGGCAGAGCCATCAGTTCGTTTGCGGCTTCCGAATTGAAATTCGATCAAAAACTCAAATGGCTGCTCATCGTAGGCGCCTCAAAGTGGGTGGCTATAGACGCCATCACAGGTACTGAAGTCTCGTCGATCTTCGTCGGCAATTCCGACGCGATCAGTTCCGACATCGATGACGAGTTTCTCTATACGGTGCATCTCGACGGCACCATTCGAGTTTGGAACTACAGAATCCTGCCGTCTGAATTCTCAATTGATGCGCAAAAAGATGGTGGCGAAACTGACATCTCCCAGATCCAGTTCGGTCCGAATGGTGCCACCGTTGCAACTGCTAAGTCACCGCTATTCCCAATTCGAAATTCGATCCAACCCGGCTCTAGCGGCAGTGTCTCGGTGTGGGATACTCGGACGGGAAAGCAGCTAGCGTCTCTCGGTATCGACCCATATTTGGGGAAGTTCCCATCCTCTAACTATATGGGAATCGCGTACAGCTCCGATGGGAACAGACTTCTCGTCGAGCTACCAAACGGAGACAAAGTTGTCTGGGACTGGAAAACAGAAGCGACTCGGAACGTCACTATCAACGACAATCTAGGTCAGTACGGCTCTTTGCGCGCCGCGGATTTTTCGCACCCGGAAACGCCGAGACTCACTGTCGGGGTCGATGAAGAGGGGCTGGTCGTTCGCAGCGAGAACGGCGGAAGACTCCTATCGGAGCCTGGCAAGCCCATGTAA
- a CDS encoding YncE family protein, whose amino-acid sequence MCRTYFAILVALLAGIALARGPTASGAETPPLVLERKISLDDVRGRIDHMAVDLGRRRLFVAALGNDSLAVVDLTAKRLDRLIGRLPRPQGVGYDQATDTLYVANAGDGSVRLFNDGDLSPIGQIELGSDADNVRIDSKAGQAFVGHGDGALAIIDLSTHSKIADVPLKAHPESFQLDENSTRIFVNLPDAGTIDVVDRITRQRISSWPTNGRGANFAMAIDRGHGRLLAAFRHPAELGVVSLTDGALVSTISTCGDVDDLFVDPKRDRVYVSCGEGFVDVLAAAGDSYERIDRITTAPGARTSLFVTELDRLLLAVPARGENSAAIWVFRPSP is encoded by the coding sequence ATGTGCCGAACGTATTTCGCTATTTTGGTGGCGCTTCTTGCGGGGATTGCTCTCGCGAGGGGCCCGACCGCATCAGGTGCCGAAACCCCACCACTCGTACTGGAACGCAAGATATCGCTCGACGACGTGCGCGGCCGGATCGACCATATGGCGGTCGATCTGGGCCGGCGTCGTCTGTTCGTGGCTGCGCTGGGCAATGACAGCCTGGCCGTCGTTGACCTCACAGCCAAACGGCTGGATCGGCTCATCGGCCGCCTTCCGAGGCCGCAGGGTGTAGGTTACGACCAGGCTACAGATACGCTTTACGTCGCAAACGCCGGCGACGGTTCTGTGAGACTCTTCAACGACGGCGATCTGTCCCCTATTGGACAGATCGAGCTGGGAAGCGACGCAGATAACGTTCGTATTGATTCGAAGGCAGGGCAGGCGTTCGTCGGACATGGCGACGGCGCCCTGGCGATCATTGATCTCTCAACGCACAGCAAGATCGCAGACGTCCCATTGAAGGCGCATCCCGAGAGCTTTCAGCTCGACGAAAATTCGACCCGGATCTTCGTCAACTTGCCAGATGCCGGCACCATTGATGTCGTGGATCGCATCACACGCCAGAGGATCTCCTCTTGGCCGACCAACGGCAGGGGCGCGAACTTCGCAATGGCGATTGATCGGGGCCATGGGCGGCTTCTTGCGGCATTCCGGCATCCGGCCGAACTCGGGGTCGTCTCCTTGACGGACGGAGCACTGGTATCGACGATATCGACCTGCGGGGACGTCGACGACTTATTCGTCGATCCTAAGCGGGATCGTGTCTACGTCAGCTGCGGTGAGGGGTTTGTTGATGTGCTTGCGGCCGCCGGCGACAGCTACGAACGAATTGACAGGATCACGACCGCTCCGGGAGCCAGAACATCGCTCTTCGTGACTGAGCTCGATCGATTGTTGCTCGCCGTTCCGGCGAGGGGAGAGAACAGCGCAGCAATCTGGGTGTTTCGTCCGTCGCCCTGA
- a CDS encoding PriCT-2 domain-containing protein: MNNAGWINLHCHVKNTDPAKNGGKDFVVGWPYKTADELLGMAAWVHGTRKFFDSWFCTSQQSECAVSPKGKNKAKRLASNATWLKAIWIDVDVKAKPADWDAKNPGKPWTHYETVAEAWAAVGVFRAAVGLPMPSAVVHSGSGMHLYWVSTTPLSPQDWRPYAEGLKGLLLREGVKCDAGLTTDPARLLRVPGTLNHKYEPPREVKLIHLGRMYDFATALAVLPNAASGTATAPSHSLVPAGEAEGKAGRWFAELAADKQSEVVRHAARHIARNSKLFELTANGGSYDTYLKVALALARSGVEDAKDIFVEVASTAKGADSEDSLRQFFDGCRSAEPRQDGVTIGTLLHLATESGADFAPWKQVADACDTKIAVYVPGNEGECRNRLDAVVANDPNTFTLGDPTGPLVILRKPERDALPSGTQWDGDLPATTLATSADINERAERLIWKQRTGGRGEGLLTHTHPPRGFVGDYLAQMRGRYGARPLRGIVRVPRIDENGDVHSLQGYDPVTGLFHDRVPSLAISPAPTRDQVKRAADALLLAFSQYRFDDAAEGKALLLAAIFTVLERPFLPVAPMFVVRSSMPATGKGKLARALVLLGFDTAPVVVTWGGSGEEFEKRLTAILLQAPAALMIDNANGMQIKGDLLESVITEGRAGIRPLGYSDFVKLRNRSFITLTGNNPIITGDMARRAIPLDILPRSADPEQDRYKFDPVKFIQRHRIALLGAAFTIMRAFRLEGMPSQGLPAVGSFDEWATRVRDLVYWLTNYDVSVVFRQNKAEDPRRQADAALLAALHQHFGATPFKAAEATAVHKKVEDARRSTASIQLTASEQALHDALDDALGSKGVNPKLFGYCARRLKGAHNGGFILEVEHDPATNSNLITILPDVVAVAPGSPGRSGSFKP, from the coding sequence GTGAACAACGCCGGCTGGATCAACCTCCACTGCCATGTTAAGAACACCGACCCGGCGAAGAACGGAGGCAAGGACTTCGTCGTCGGCTGGCCGTACAAGACGGCCGACGAACTGCTGGGCATGGCCGCGTGGGTGCACGGGACCAGGAAGTTCTTCGACAGCTGGTTCTGTACCTCCCAGCAGTCCGAGTGCGCGGTCAGCCCCAAGGGAAAGAACAAAGCTAAAAGGCTGGCGAGTAATGCGACGTGGTTGAAAGCCATCTGGATTGACGTCGACGTCAAGGCGAAGCCCGCTGACTGGGACGCCAAAAACCCCGGCAAGCCATGGACCCATTACGAGACGGTGGCGGAGGCGTGGGCCGCCGTCGGCGTCTTCCGTGCTGCGGTCGGGCTTCCGATGCCGAGCGCTGTGGTGCACTCCGGATCCGGAATGCACCTCTACTGGGTCAGCACCACGCCGCTTTCCCCGCAGGACTGGCGTCCCTACGCCGAAGGTCTCAAGGGCCTTCTGCTTCGCGAGGGTGTGAAATGCGATGCCGGCCTCACGACCGATCCTGCCCGCCTTCTTCGTGTCCCGGGTACGCTGAACCATAAATACGAGCCCCCGAGAGAGGTAAAGCTGATCCACCTAGGACGGATGTACGACTTCGCGACGGCGCTCGCTGTTCTTCCCAACGCTGCATCGGGGACAGCAACAGCACCATCCCACTCCTTGGTCCCGGCGGGCGAGGCGGAGGGCAAGGCGGGCCGGTGGTTCGCAGAACTCGCTGCCGACAAGCAAAGCGAAGTCGTGCGCCATGCGGCTCGCCACATCGCCAGGAACTCCAAGCTATTCGAGCTGACGGCCAACGGCGGCAGCTACGATACCTACTTGAAAGTGGCTCTCGCTCTTGCCCGCAGCGGCGTGGAAGACGCCAAAGATATCTTTGTGGAGGTGGCGTCGACCGCAAAAGGCGCAGACTCCGAGGACAGCCTACGACAGTTCTTTGATGGTTGCCGGAGTGCCGAACCCCGGCAGGATGGCGTAACGATCGGGACGCTGCTGCATCTCGCCACTGAATCCGGAGCCGACTTTGCACCCTGGAAGCAGGTCGCAGATGCCTGCGACACCAAAATCGCGGTGTACGTACCGGGGAATGAGGGGGAGTGTCGTAACCGCCTTGATGCCGTGGTGGCGAACGATCCCAACACCTTCACCTTGGGTGATCCGACGGGCCCGCTGGTGATCCTACGAAAGCCAGAACGGGACGCACTGCCATCCGGCACGCAATGGGACGGCGACTTACCCGCCACGACGCTCGCGACATCAGCAGATATCAATGAGCGGGCTGAACGGCTTATCTGGAAGCAGCGTACGGGCGGCAGGGGCGAAGGTCTGCTAACGCACACCCATCCTCCGCGGGGCTTCGTCGGTGACTACCTGGCGCAAATGCGCGGTCGGTATGGCGCGCGACCATTGCGTGGCATCGTGCGCGTGCCACGCATCGACGAAAACGGCGACGTTCATTCGCTCCAGGGCTACGACCCCGTGACCGGGTTATTCCACGACAGAGTTCCTAGTCTCGCGATTTCGCCGGCGCCGACGAGGGATCAGGTCAAAAGAGCGGCAGACGCGTTGTTGCTGGCCTTCTCCCAATATCGGTTCGATGACGCGGCTGAAGGCAAAGCACTCCTGCTTGCCGCCATCTTTACAGTACTGGAGAGACCTTTCCTGCCGGTGGCGCCAATGTTCGTCGTGCGCAGCTCGATGCCCGCGACGGGCAAGGGAAAGCTCGCGCGCGCGCTCGTCCTGTTGGGCTTTGACACCGCGCCCGTTGTTGTCACCTGGGGCGGCAGCGGCGAGGAGTTCGAGAAGCGCCTCACAGCCATTCTGCTACAGGCGCCGGCCGCCCTGATGATCGACAACGCCAACGGGATGCAAATTAAAGGCGACCTATTGGAAAGCGTGATTACCGAAGGAAGGGCGGGCATTCGCCCGCTTGGGTACTCGGACTTTGTCAAGCTGCGAAATCGCTCGTTCATCACCCTGACCGGCAACAACCCAATCATCACTGGTGACATGGCGCGCAGGGCGATACCGCTCGACATCTTGCCCAGGTCAGCAGACCCAGAACAGGACCGCTACAAGTTCGATCCGGTGAAGTTCATCCAGCGGCACCGCATCGCTCTCTTGGGTGCAGCGTTCACCATCATGCGGGCGTTTCGCCTCGAGGGCATGCCGTCGCAGGGCTTGCCGGCGGTAGGGTCGTTCGACGAATGGGCAACCAGGGTCCGCGATCTCGTCTACTGGCTCACCAACTATGACGTGAGCGTGGTGTTCCGTCAGAACAAGGCGGAGGACCCGCGGCGGCAGGCGGACGCAGCGCTGCTTGCTGCTCTGCACCAGCATTTTGGCGCAACGCCGTTCAAGGCTGCCGAGGCAACCGCGGTTCATAAGAAGGTGGAAGACGCCCGCCGCTCAACGGCGTCCATCCAGCTAACAGCGTCGGAGCAGGCGCTGCATGATGCACTCGATGACGCACTCGGGAGCAAGGGCGTCAATCCAAAGCTGTTCGGCTATTGCGCCCGCCGCCTTAAGGGGGCTCACAACGGCGGCTTCATCCTGGAAGTCGAGCACGACCCGGCAACAAACTCCAACCTGATCACCATCCTGCCTGACGTAGTGGCGGTCGCTCCGGGAAGTCCGGGAAGATCGGGAAGTTTTAAGCCTTAA
- a CDS encoding thermonuclease family protein: MPAGLLEVDGSIDLKQFWPDGRSDADTTKVVLNVGPNAIKFRKDSSSPFHPTHVFEGAKVKGRTNTAPIKNGKVTIRLQGIDATELHYQPSPLSTAEKSGHPAAQLKAYHDLVHSYRQLLGATSTKALHDFLGSTGKTTLDCRVITQVDTPNEVFDTYGRLVGDIELTVNGKLLNLNHWLVEHGWAYPTFYSSMTNDEINALLALAKAARANKTLVWKFLSKVIGPFDFNLREPRVGDTSVLATDKGSAIFPKLFRRYTNFSPRKKAKVTPQNFQAFLVAGSGGKPDICFEIADFLTNGVHSATPHNFANFVVGGKTIKFQPDGLVFKEAPSTLLGPDNKPVSHF; this comes from the coding sequence ATGCCGGCAGGTTTACTGGAAGTGGACGGTTCAATCGACCTGAAACAGTTCTGGCCGGATGGCCGATCCGACGCGGATACCACGAAAGTTGTGCTGAACGTCGGACCGAACGCAATCAAGTTTCGTAAGGATAGCTCCTCGCCGTTTCATCCCACGCACGTCTTCGAGGGCGCAAAAGTCAAAGGCAGGACAAACACGGCGCCCATAAAAAATGGAAAAGTCACCATTCGCCTTCAGGGCATCGATGCAACCGAACTTCACTATCAGCCCTCGCCGCTTTCGACGGCGGAAAAGAGCGGGCACCCGGCAGCGCAGCTGAAAGCGTATCACGATCTCGTGCACTCCTATCGACAGTTGCTCGGAGCTACTTCGACCAAGGCACTGCACGACTTCCTCGGCTCAACCGGAAAGACCACGCTCGATTGTCGCGTCATCACGCAGGTTGACACCCCGAACGAGGTATTCGACACCTATGGTCGGCTGGTTGGCGATATTGAGCTCACGGTCAACGGTAAGCTGCTCAACCTAAATCATTGGCTCGTCGAACATGGTTGGGCATATCCCACGTTCTACTCGAGCATGACCAATGATGAGATCAATGCGCTGCTTGCGCTCGCCAAGGCTGCGCGCGCGAACAAAACCTTGGTCTGGAAATTCCTGTCTAAAGTGATTGGACCGTTCGATTTCAATCTGCGTGAACCGCGGGTCGGCGATACGAGCGTGTTAGCCACAGACAAGGGATCTGCGATCTTTCCAAAGCTGTTTCGACGGTACACGAACTTCTCACCGCGAAAGAAAGCCAAGGTGACGCCGCAGAATTTTCAAGCATTTCTGGTGGCGGGATCAGGTGGAAAGCCCGACATCTGTTTCGAAATTGCTGACTTCCTGACCAATGGTGTTCATTCCGCCACTCCGCACAATTTTGCGAACTTTGTGGTGGGTGGGAAAACGATAAAGTTTCAGCCAGATGGTCTGGTTTTCAAGGAGGCTCCTTCCACGTTGCTCGGGCCGGACAACAAACCCGTCAGCCATTTCTGA